One Cryptomeria japonica chromosome 9, Sugi_1.0, whole genome shotgun sequence genomic window carries:
- the LOC131858256 gene encoding uncharacterized protein LOC131858256 has protein sequence MDREGSSASKAPLFDGTDYAFWKVRMQTYLIFLGVDVWTVVFNGYIVPQSIPIDHDGKKEYENDTKAKHAILCGLSKDVFVKIMHCRSSKQVWDKLKNSYHGNDKVKQAKIQTLRAKFEGMKMSDEERVADYFLRVDEIVNAIRGLEEDIEDKDVAKKVLRSLPSRYDSKLSAIKELKDLNTLTVDDLHGTLIAYEMRTCGEEIVHRKIGHFAANFALDDSDKENSESFTKQRTFIKKKKIPFKAKKSLYAKGDVTNNNSEVSVDDESKVLFMTTECPAGNQVLDDVV, from the exons ATGGATCGAGAAGGTTCTTCTGCTTCCAAGGCACCCTTGTTTGATGGTACTGATTATGCTTTTTGGAAGGTAAGAATGCAAACTTATTTAATTTTCTTGGGTGTGGATGTTTGGACTgttgttttcaatggatacattgtTCCTCAAAGTATACCTATTGATCATGATGGAAAAAAAgaatatgaaaatgatactaaggccaagcatgctattctATGTGGTTTGTCTAAAGATGTATTTGTTAAAATAATGCATTGTAGATCTTCTAAACAAGTTTGGGACAAACTTAAAAATAGTTACCATGGTAATGATAAAGTAAAACAAGCCAAAATTCAAACTCTTAGGGCTAAGTTTGAAGGAATGAAGATGTCTGATGAAGAAAGGGTTGCAGATTATTTTCTTAGAGTTGATGAAATTGTCAATGCCATTAGAGGTTTAGAGGAAGACATAGAAGATAAGGATGTAGCCAAAAAGGTGTTGAGGTCTCTTCCCTCTAGATATGATTCAAAGTTATCAGCCATAAAGGAACTTAAGGACTTGAATACCTTGACTGTGGATGATCTTCATGGGACACTCATTGCTTATGAAATGAGAACTTGTGGAGAGGAAATTGTTCATAGGAAA attggtcattttgctgcAAACTTTGCTTTGGATGACAGTGACAAAGAAAATTCAGAATCATTCACTAAACAAAGAAccttcattaaaaagaaaaaaattccctTCAAGGCTAAGAAAAGTTTATATGCTAAAGGCGATGTCACTAACAATAATTCAGAAGTGTCAGTAGATGATGAGTCTAAAGTGTTGTTTATGACTACTGAATGTCCTGCAGGAAATCAGGTTCTTGATGATGTTGTATGA